A genomic stretch from Neodiprion fabricii isolate iyNeoFabr1 chromosome 3, iyNeoFabr1.1, whole genome shotgun sequence includes:
- the LOC124177775 gene encoding serine/threonine-protein kinase 11-interacting protein isoform X1, producing MSAVSYNPRDMPGRQEIIELARLLRQNGDKILSATSKLSLSTSLLNNLNEAFTLIVDENEDLESSFRVCNSSKIDIFRDLKFLHDIVQKTISLKITHRPSDCKTNVDITKFRHLKYLELQKVCIESVRGLQGVRGQLENVVCAGGRGVGSVGRLLAACGGDASADFVWGSLKSLILPYNALARIDKSLELAPWLQTLDLSHNLISSAKEIDCLPNLRKINLGYNKLESVPEFSKPVFHSLQVLVLKNNYIENISGLKGLESLSELDLSYNCLTDHSVLWPLENMSALLWVSLEGNPLAFHERHRIFSIKHLHPSLAYSKFILDQVPLSKAEKQIVSENRLFSIRSTRSVSGDDLASLSNSIRSDVTSTSFETMIFNESLTQSQCSDVTKHERPKSRKKRNITDAVITDIDHSKQDGKLDSSLISNIEASTEHLDVKKQVEALREKYGENDWLHEQAGTFVQDIMGLERSSGPLLSYKPAQTSANTPVDVPINDSPSKKLDNSSAATELTAEPLIEAKFKQIDEDDNESIGVENEKDEETLDSNNLLVNEIVSVSTVTHSQPEPAYDGDEEKGDLYVVQKKKTTDETERLFLVVTPDDIKEKDEMTGRVKCRWATNMVLSCVMGRGDVTTVDIIFDTTKRDRQYRTYFMEPNDAKQLVATVSEIINGQQIALKVYKCIKCSTHFSQDVDRTALASVFISDLKGPKCPTCGSSFVIEEDELLTPEVDKRAAVRGKDFNELLPEHLLEPRSDVGLQHSESHSSIGAMESDMQIVPSSMVYPDFHTQAQAKVQVQCSATSLDDSRESTPSVGTVTKKYESDIEILSNPSQSSIEVLDENSISSSTPIRKRSSEERRIAVVPSLLTIPDVNILPAGLTESSSSGSLTDSVCTTYENKRLKPAESNTKLITNALSGNGTDTTVDQKDATPQPVTNLSSILGGLLSSMKIGPSKLSSPISETDPAFVGSSIQYSYTNYSSIDHRVKLHIILHVFEHPQEDLVLLLKADILTKDMSRTIPGCLILSTSKVYLLKIIGPEGEDPQKWLQKECSWTMDRLRTFAPLPFKQGILVDFYQPGTLEEASSNTTLVCILQDFQRTSNFLSYLTDLLLPDSCEVKYSVPQHCTSRLNDLLKFSKSHQDGDALRLLALFSRCTIKYENQNTIIKVAGLLVTMSTLLVMEDNMQWLIPQSSEKPVIVAEQAMSNLIEVEHNGTSLTLSYLDEVAGTEETWIIEFVSSGAVETVINSIQPPWEDLFSVPLQVTHRTPLNTPKT from the exons ATGTCTGCAGTTTCATACAATCCTCGGGATATGCCTGGTAGGCAAGAAATAATAGAGCTTGCGAGACTCTTGCGACAGAATGGTGATAAAATCCTAAGCGCAACAAGCAAATTATCCTTGTCAACATCGCTTTTGAACAATTTGAACGAAGCGTTTACTTTAATTGTTGACGAAAATGAAGACTTGGAATCCTCGTTTCGAGTATGCAATAGTTCAAAGATTGACATATTCAGAGACCTCAAGTTTCTCCATGACATCGTTCAGAAAACGATCAGCTTGAAAATTACCCACAGACCCAGTGATTGTAAAACCAATGTCGATATAACAAAATTTAGACACTTAAAATACCTTGAACTACAAAAAGTTTGCATTGAATCTGTCCGAGGATTGCAAGGGGTCAGAGGACAGTTAGAAAATGTTGTATGTGCCGGTGGCAGAGGTGTTGGTTCGGTCGGAAGACTGCTGG CTGCTTGTGGCGGGGATGCGAGTGCAGATTTTGTATGGGGATCCTTAAAATCTCTGATATTACCTTACAATGCATTGGCCAGAATAGATAAGTCTTTGGAACTAGCGCCATGGTTGCAAACGTTGGACCTGAGCCATAATTTAATATCATCGGCAAAGGAAATAGACTGTTTGccaaatttgagaaaaatcaacTTGGGATATAACAAATTAGAATCAGTACCAGAATTTAGTAAGCCTGTGTTCCACAGCTTGCAAGTTCTTGTATTGAAGAATAACTACATAGAGAACATTAGTg GACTCAAGGGATTGGAATCTCTTTCCGAGCTTGATTTGTCGTATAACTGCTTGACAGATCACTCGGTATTGTGGCCCTTAGAGAATATGTCTGCACTTTTGTGGGTTTCCTTGGAAGGAAATCCTCTAGCTTTTCATGAAAGACACAGAATATTTTCTATCAAACATTTGCATCCAAGCCTAGCATATAGTAAG TTTATACTGGATCAAGTACCACTCTCTAAAGCTGAAAAGCAAATTGTCAGTGAAAATCGATTGTTCTCAATCAGATCTACACGCTCTGTATCTGGTGATGATTTAGCATCATTATCGAATTCTATAAGATCTGATGTTACATCAACTTCTTTCGAGACAATGATATTCAATGAATCTCTGACTCAGAGCCAATGTTCAGATGTAACGAAACACGAGCGTccaaaatctcgaaaaaagagaaacataACAGACGCTGTCATTACAGATATTGATCACAGTAAACAAGATGGCAAGTTGGATTCCAGTTTAATTTCCAACATAG AAGCATCGACAGAGCACTTGGATGTCAAAAAACAAGTGGAGGCtttgcgtgaaaaatatgGTGAAAATGATTGGCTGCATGAGCAGGCTGGAACATTCGTTCAAGATATTATGGGATTGGAACGCTCCTCTGGTCCCCTGCTGTCTTACAAACCAGCTCAAACCTCTGCAAATACACCAGTCGATGTACCAATCAACGACTCACCTTCTAAAAAGTTGGATAATTCGAGCGCAGCTACAGAACTTACTGCCGAGCCCTTGATAGAAGCAAAATTTAAGCAAATAGATGAAGATGACAATGAATCCATTGGTgtagaaaatgagaaagaCGAAGAAACTTTGGACAGTAATAATTTACTTGTAAATGAAATTGTCTCTGTATCCACAGTTACGCATTCTCAACCGGAGCCTGCATATGACGGTGACGAAG AGAAAGGCGATTTATATGTAGTGCAGAAAAAGAAGACCACAGATGAAACCGAACGTTTATTTTTGGTAGTCACACCTGA TGATATAAAGGAAAAAGATGAAATGACGGGTAGGGTAAAATGTCGCTGGGCAACCAACATGGTTCTCTCTTGTGTAATGGGTAGAGGGGATGTAACAACTgtcgatattatttttgacACAACTAAAAGAGATCGACAATATAGGACTTATTTCATGGAACCTAATGACGCTAAG CAATTGGTAGCTACTGTTAGTGAAATAATAAACGGACAACAAATAGCATTGAAAGTTTACAAATGCATAAAGTGCTCAACTCATTTCTCGCAAGACGTAGATCGTACAGCATTGGCTTCAGTTTTTATATCAG ATTTGAAAGGACCCAAATGCCCTACATGTGGAAGCAGTTTTGTCATTGAAGAAGATGAACTTCTGACTCCAGAAGTAGATAAGCGTGCTGCTGTTAGAGGAAAAGATTTCAACGAATTATTGCCGGAACACTTACTAGAACCGCGAAGTGATGTAGGACTGCAACATTCAGAATCTCATTCGAGTATTG GTGCCATGGAAAGTGACATGCAAATTGTTCCCAGTTCTATGGTGTACCCTGACTTCCACACCCAAGCCCAAGCCAAAGTCCAAGTGCAGT GCTCAGCAACTAGTCTAGATGACTCAAGAGAATCAACCCCGTCAGTTGGAacagtgacaaaaaaatatgaaagtgATATTGAGATCTTGAGCAATCCAAGTCAAAGTAGTATTGAAGTATTGGACGAAAATTCAAT ATCCAGCTCAACGCCGATTAGAAAAAGGTCATCAGAAGAGAGACGAATTGCAGTAGTTCCTTCTTTGTTAACAATACCAGACGTGAATATTTTACCTGCAGGTTTGACCGAAAGCAGTTCTTCTG GTTCCTTAACCGATAGCGTGTGCACTACGTATGAGAATAAACGTCTAAAGCCTGCAGAGTCTAACACTAAGTTGATTACAAACGCATTGAGTGGAAATGGAACAGATACGACGGTTGACCAAAAAGACGCAACTCCTCAACCTGTTACCAATCTGAGTTCTATTCTCGGGG GACTGTTATCCAGTATGAAAATTGGACCAAGTAAACTATCATCACCCATATCTGAGACAGATCCAGCATTTGTTGGCAGTAGTATCCAGTACTCGTATACAAATTATAGCAGCATTGATCATAGAGTAAAGCTCCACATTATTTTGCATGTTTTCGAACATCCACAAGAAGACCTCGTTCTTCTTCTTAAA GCAGACATATTGACAAAAGATATGTCTAGAACGATTCCAGGATGTCTTATTTTATCTACTTCTAAGGTTTACCTCTTGAAGATTATTGGACCCGAAGG AGAAGATCCTCAGAAATGGCTACAAAAAGAATGTAGCTGGACAATGGATAGACTTCGGACATTTGCTCCATTACCTTTTAAACAGGGAATTCTAGTTGATTTTTATCAACCTGGTACACTTGAAGAGGCATCATCGAATACAACTCTAGTGTGTATTcttcaagattttcaaagGACGTCAAACTTCCTGTCATATCTCACCG ACTTGTTATTGCCGGATAGCTGTGAAGTCAAATACTCGGTTCCGCAACATTGCACCTCTCGATTAAACGATCTCCTCAAATTTTCCAAGAGTCATCAGGATGGGGATGCACTTCGCTTGCTTGCTTTATTTTCTCGCTGTACAATCaaatatgaaaatcaaaatacaataattaaagTTGCCGGATTGCTAGTGACGATGTCAACATTGTTGGTAATGGAGGACAATATGCAGTGGCTGATACCCCAAAGTTCGGAAAAACCTGTAATTGTAGCTGAACAGGCAATGAGCAATCTCATTGAAGTG GAACACAATGGCACTTCATTGACTCTGAGCTATTTGGATGAGGTAGCTGGTACAGAAGAAACGTGGATCATTGAATTTGTATCGTCAGGCGCAGTTGAAACTGTTATAAATTCAATCCAGCCACCATGGGAGGATCTTTTTTCTGTCCCCTTGCAGGTAACCCATAGAACACCACTGAATACTCCAAAAACGTAA
- the LOC124177775 gene encoding serine/threonine-protein kinase 11-interacting protein isoform X3: MSAVSYNPRDMPGRQEIIELARLLRQNGDKILSATSKLSLSTSLLNNLNEAFTLIVDENEDLESSFRVCNSSKIDIFRDLKFLHDIVQKTISLKITHRPSDCKTNVDITKFRHLKYLELQKVCIESVRGLQGVRGQLENVVCAGGRGVGSVGRLLAACGGDASADFVWGSLKSLILPYNALARIDKSLELAPWLQTLDLSHNLISSAKEIDCLPNLRKINLGYNKLESVPEFSKPVFHSLQVLVLKNNYIENISGLKGLESLSELDLSYNCLTDHSVLWPLENMSALLWVSLEGNPLAFHERHRIFSIKHLHPSLAYSKFILDQVPLSKAEKQIVSENRLFSIRSTRSVSGDDLASLSNSIRSDVTSTSFETMIFNESLTQSQCSDVTKHERPKSRKKRNITDAVITDIDHSKQDGKLDSSLISNIEASTEHLDVKKQVEALREKYGENDWLHEQAGTFVQDIMGLERSSGPLLSYKPAQTSANTPVDVPINDSPSKKLDNSSAATELTAEPLIEAKFKQIDEDDNESIGVENEKDEETLDSNNLLVNEIVSVSTVTHSQPEPAYDGDEEKGDLYVVQKKKTTDETERLFLVVTPDDIKEKDEMTGRVKCRWATNMVLSCVMGRGDVTTVDIIFDTTKRDRQYRTYFMEPNDAKQLVATVSEIINGQQIALKVYKCIKCSTHFSQDVDRTALASVFISDLKGPKCPTCGSSFVIEEDELLTPEVDKRAAVRGKDFNELLPEHLLEPRSDVGLQHSESHSSIGAMESDMQIVPSSMVYPDFHTQAQAKVQVQCSATSLDDSRESTPSVGTVTKKYESDIEILSNPSQSSIEVLDENSISSSTPIRKRSSEERRIAVVPSLLTIPDVNILPAGLTESSSSGLLSSMKIGPSKLSSPISETDPAFVGSSIQYSYTNYSSIDHRVKLHIILHVFEHPQEDLVLLLKADILTKDMSRTIPGCLILSTSKVYLLKIIGPEGEDPQKWLQKECSWTMDRLRTFAPLPFKQGILVDFYQPGTLEEASSNTTLVCILQDFQRTSNFLSYLTDLLLPDSCEVKYSVPQHCTSRLNDLLKFSKSHQDGDALRLLALFSRCTIKYENQNTIIKVAGLLVTMSTLLVMEDNMQWLIPQSSEKPVIVAEQAMSNLIEVEHNGTSLTLSYLDEVAGTEETWIIEFVSSGAVETVINSIQPPWEDLFSVPLQVTHRTPLNTPKT, from the exons ATGTCTGCAGTTTCATACAATCCTCGGGATATGCCTGGTAGGCAAGAAATAATAGAGCTTGCGAGACTCTTGCGACAGAATGGTGATAAAATCCTAAGCGCAACAAGCAAATTATCCTTGTCAACATCGCTTTTGAACAATTTGAACGAAGCGTTTACTTTAATTGTTGACGAAAATGAAGACTTGGAATCCTCGTTTCGAGTATGCAATAGTTCAAAGATTGACATATTCAGAGACCTCAAGTTTCTCCATGACATCGTTCAGAAAACGATCAGCTTGAAAATTACCCACAGACCCAGTGATTGTAAAACCAATGTCGATATAACAAAATTTAGACACTTAAAATACCTTGAACTACAAAAAGTTTGCATTGAATCTGTCCGAGGATTGCAAGGGGTCAGAGGACAGTTAGAAAATGTTGTATGTGCCGGTGGCAGAGGTGTTGGTTCGGTCGGAAGACTGCTGG CTGCTTGTGGCGGGGATGCGAGTGCAGATTTTGTATGGGGATCCTTAAAATCTCTGATATTACCTTACAATGCATTGGCCAGAATAGATAAGTCTTTGGAACTAGCGCCATGGTTGCAAACGTTGGACCTGAGCCATAATTTAATATCATCGGCAAAGGAAATAGACTGTTTGccaaatttgagaaaaatcaacTTGGGATATAACAAATTAGAATCAGTACCAGAATTTAGTAAGCCTGTGTTCCACAGCTTGCAAGTTCTTGTATTGAAGAATAACTACATAGAGAACATTAGTg GACTCAAGGGATTGGAATCTCTTTCCGAGCTTGATTTGTCGTATAACTGCTTGACAGATCACTCGGTATTGTGGCCCTTAGAGAATATGTCTGCACTTTTGTGGGTTTCCTTGGAAGGAAATCCTCTAGCTTTTCATGAAAGACACAGAATATTTTCTATCAAACATTTGCATCCAAGCCTAGCATATAGTAAG TTTATACTGGATCAAGTACCACTCTCTAAAGCTGAAAAGCAAATTGTCAGTGAAAATCGATTGTTCTCAATCAGATCTACACGCTCTGTATCTGGTGATGATTTAGCATCATTATCGAATTCTATAAGATCTGATGTTACATCAACTTCTTTCGAGACAATGATATTCAATGAATCTCTGACTCAGAGCCAATGTTCAGATGTAACGAAACACGAGCGTccaaaatctcgaaaaaagagaaacataACAGACGCTGTCATTACAGATATTGATCACAGTAAACAAGATGGCAAGTTGGATTCCAGTTTAATTTCCAACATAG AAGCATCGACAGAGCACTTGGATGTCAAAAAACAAGTGGAGGCtttgcgtgaaaaatatgGTGAAAATGATTGGCTGCATGAGCAGGCTGGAACATTCGTTCAAGATATTATGGGATTGGAACGCTCCTCTGGTCCCCTGCTGTCTTACAAACCAGCTCAAACCTCTGCAAATACACCAGTCGATGTACCAATCAACGACTCACCTTCTAAAAAGTTGGATAATTCGAGCGCAGCTACAGAACTTACTGCCGAGCCCTTGATAGAAGCAAAATTTAAGCAAATAGATGAAGATGACAATGAATCCATTGGTgtagaaaatgagaaagaCGAAGAAACTTTGGACAGTAATAATTTACTTGTAAATGAAATTGTCTCTGTATCCACAGTTACGCATTCTCAACCGGAGCCTGCATATGACGGTGACGAAG AGAAAGGCGATTTATATGTAGTGCAGAAAAAGAAGACCACAGATGAAACCGAACGTTTATTTTTGGTAGTCACACCTGA TGATATAAAGGAAAAAGATGAAATGACGGGTAGGGTAAAATGTCGCTGGGCAACCAACATGGTTCTCTCTTGTGTAATGGGTAGAGGGGATGTAACAACTgtcgatattatttttgacACAACTAAAAGAGATCGACAATATAGGACTTATTTCATGGAACCTAATGACGCTAAG CAATTGGTAGCTACTGTTAGTGAAATAATAAACGGACAACAAATAGCATTGAAAGTTTACAAATGCATAAAGTGCTCAACTCATTTCTCGCAAGACGTAGATCGTACAGCATTGGCTTCAGTTTTTATATCAG ATTTGAAAGGACCCAAATGCCCTACATGTGGAAGCAGTTTTGTCATTGAAGAAGATGAACTTCTGACTCCAGAAGTAGATAAGCGTGCTGCTGTTAGAGGAAAAGATTTCAACGAATTATTGCCGGAACACTTACTAGAACCGCGAAGTGATGTAGGACTGCAACATTCAGAATCTCATTCGAGTATTG GTGCCATGGAAAGTGACATGCAAATTGTTCCCAGTTCTATGGTGTACCCTGACTTCCACACCCAAGCCCAAGCCAAAGTCCAAGTGCAGT GCTCAGCAACTAGTCTAGATGACTCAAGAGAATCAACCCCGTCAGTTGGAacagtgacaaaaaaatatgaaagtgATATTGAGATCTTGAGCAATCCAAGTCAAAGTAGTATTGAAGTATTGGACGAAAATTCAAT ATCCAGCTCAACGCCGATTAGAAAAAGGTCATCAGAAGAGAGACGAATTGCAGTAGTTCCTTCTTTGTTAACAATACCAGACGTGAATATTTTACCTGCAGGTTTGACCGAAAGCAGTTCTTCTG GACTGTTATCCAGTATGAAAATTGGACCAAGTAAACTATCATCACCCATATCTGAGACAGATCCAGCATTTGTTGGCAGTAGTATCCAGTACTCGTATACAAATTATAGCAGCATTGATCATAGAGTAAAGCTCCACATTATTTTGCATGTTTTCGAACATCCACAAGAAGACCTCGTTCTTCTTCTTAAA GCAGACATATTGACAAAAGATATGTCTAGAACGATTCCAGGATGTCTTATTTTATCTACTTCTAAGGTTTACCTCTTGAAGATTATTGGACCCGAAGG AGAAGATCCTCAGAAATGGCTACAAAAAGAATGTAGCTGGACAATGGATAGACTTCGGACATTTGCTCCATTACCTTTTAAACAGGGAATTCTAGTTGATTTTTATCAACCTGGTACACTTGAAGAGGCATCATCGAATACAACTCTAGTGTGTATTcttcaagattttcaaagGACGTCAAACTTCCTGTCATATCTCACCG ACTTGTTATTGCCGGATAGCTGTGAAGTCAAATACTCGGTTCCGCAACATTGCACCTCTCGATTAAACGATCTCCTCAAATTTTCCAAGAGTCATCAGGATGGGGATGCACTTCGCTTGCTTGCTTTATTTTCTCGCTGTACAATCaaatatgaaaatcaaaatacaataattaaagTTGCCGGATTGCTAGTGACGATGTCAACATTGTTGGTAATGGAGGACAATATGCAGTGGCTGATACCCCAAAGTTCGGAAAAACCTGTAATTGTAGCTGAACAGGCAATGAGCAATCTCATTGAAGTG GAACACAATGGCACTTCATTGACTCTGAGCTATTTGGATGAGGTAGCTGGTACAGAAGAAACGTGGATCATTGAATTTGTATCGTCAGGCGCAGTTGAAACTGTTATAAATTCAATCCAGCCACCATGGGAGGATCTTTTTTCTGTCCCCTTGCAGGTAACCCATAGAACACCACTGAATACTCCAAAAACGTAA
- the LOC124177775 gene encoding serine/threonine-protein kinase 11-interacting protein isoform X4, whose product MSAVSYNPRDMPGRQEIIELARLLRQNGDKILSATSKLSLSTSLLNNLNEAFTLIVDENEDLESSFRVCNSSKIDIFRDLKFLHDIVQKTISLKITHRPSDCKTNVDITKFRHLKYLELQKVCIESVRGLQGVRGQLENVVCAGGRGVGSVGRLLAACGGDASADFVWGSLKSLILPYNALARIDKSLELAPWLQTLDLSHNLISSAKEIDCLPNLRKINLGYNKLESVPEFSKPVFHSLQVLVLKNNYIENISGLKGLESLSELDLSYNCLTDHSVLWPLENMSALLWVSLEGNPLAFHERHRIFSIKHLHPSLAYSKFILDQVPLSKAEKQIVSENRLFSIRSTRSVSGDDLASLSNSIRSDVTSTSFETMIFNESLTQSQCSDVTKHERPKSRKKRNITDAVITDIDHSKQDGKLDSSLISNIEASTEHLDVKKQVEALREKYGENDWLHEQAGTFVQDIMGLERSSGPLLSYKPAQTSANTPVDVPINDSPSKKLDNSSAATELTAEPLIEAKFKQIDEDDNESIGVENEKDEETLDSNNLLVNEIVSVSTVTHSQPEPAYDGDEEKGDLYVVQKKKTTDETERLFLVVTPDDIKEKDEMTGRVKCRWATNMVLSCVMGRGDVTTVDIIFDTTKRDRQYRTYFMEPNDAKQLVATVSEIINGQQIALKVYKCIKCSTHFSQDVDRTALASVFISDLKGPKCPTCGSSFVIEEDELLTPEVDKRAAVRGKDFNELLPEHLLEPRSDVGLQHSESHSSIGAMESDMQIVPSSMVYPDFHTQAQAKVQVQCSATSLDDSRESTPSVGTVTKKYESDIEILSNPSQSSIEVLDENSISSSTPIRKRSSEERRIAVVPSLLTIPDVNILPAGLTESSSSGSLTDSVCTTYENKRLKPAESNTKLITNALSGNGTDTTVDQKDATPQPVTNLSSILGGLLSSMKIGPSKLSSPISETDPAFVGSSIQYSYTNYSSIDHRVKLHIILHVFEHPQEDLVLLLKADILTKDMSRTIPGCLILSTSKVYLLKIIGPEGEDPQKWLQKECSWTMDRLRTFAPLPFKQGILVDFYQPGTLEEASSNTTLVCILQDFQRTSNFLSYLTVTMSTLLVMEDNMQWLIPQSSEKPVIVAEQAMSNLIEVEHNGTSLTLSYLDEVAGTEETWIIEFVSSGAVETVINSIQPPWEDLFSVPLQVTHRTPLNTPKT is encoded by the exons ATGTCTGCAGTTTCATACAATCCTCGGGATATGCCTGGTAGGCAAGAAATAATAGAGCTTGCGAGACTCTTGCGACAGAATGGTGATAAAATCCTAAGCGCAACAAGCAAATTATCCTTGTCAACATCGCTTTTGAACAATTTGAACGAAGCGTTTACTTTAATTGTTGACGAAAATGAAGACTTGGAATCCTCGTTTCGAGTATGCAATAGTTCAAAGATTGACATATTCAGAGACCTCAAGTTTCTCCATGACATCGTTCAGAAAACGATCAGCTTGAAAATTACCCACAGACCCAGTGATTGTAAAACCAATGTCGATATAACAAAATTTAGACACTTAAAATACCTTGAACTACAAAAAGTTTGCATTGAATCTGTCCGAGGATTGCAAGGGGTCAGAGGACAGTTAGAAAATGTTGTATGTGCCGGTGGCAGAGGTGTTGGTTCGGTCGGAAGACTGCTGG CTGCTTGTGGCGGGGATGCGAGTGCAGATTTTGTATGGGGATCCTTAAAATCTCTGATATTACCTTACAATGCATTGGCCAGAATAGATAAGTCTTTGGAACTAGCGCCATGGTTGCAAACGTTGGACCTGAGCCATAATTTAATATCATCGGCAAAGGAAATAGACTGTTTGccaaatttgagaaaaatcaacTTGGGATATAACAAATTAGAATCAGTACCAGAATTTAGTAAGCCTGTGTTCCACAGCTTGCAAGTTCTTGTATTGAAGAATAACTACATAGAGAACATTAGTg GACTCAAGGGATTGGAATCTCTTTCCGAGCTTGATTTGTCGTATAACTGCTTGACAGATCACTCGGTATTGTGGCCCTTAGAGAATATGTCTGCACTTTTGTGGGTTTCCTTGGAAGGAAATCCTCTAGCTTTTCATGAAAGACACAGAATATTTTCTATCAAACATTTGCATCCAAGCCTAGCATATAGTAAG TTTATACTGGATCAAGTACCACTCTCTAAAGCTGAAAAGCAAATTGTCAGTGAAAATCGATTGTTCTCAATCAGATCTACACGCTCTGTATCTGGTGATGATTTAGCATCATTATCGAATTCTATAAGATCTGATGTTACATCAACTTCTTTCGAGACAATGATATTCAATGAATCTCTGACTCAGAGCCAATGTTCAGATGTAACGAAACACGAGCGTccaaaatctcgaaaaaagagaaacataACAGACGCTGTCATTACAGATATTGATCACAGTAAACAAGATGGCAAGTTGGATTCCAGTTTAATTTCCAACATAG AAGCATCGACAGAGCACTTGGATGTCAAAAAACAAGTGGAGGCtttgcgtgaaaaatatgGTGAAAATGATTGGCTGCATGAGCAGGCTGGAACATTCGTTCAAGATATTATGGGATTGGAACGCTCCTCTGGTCCCCTGCTGTCTTACAAACCAGCTCAAACCTCTGCAAATACACCAGTCGATGTACCAATCAACGACTCACCTTCTAAAAAGTTGGATAATTCGAGCGCAGCTACAGAACTTACTGCCGAGCCCTTGATAGAAGCAAAATTTAAGCAAATAGATGAAGATGACAATGAATCCATTGGTgtagaaaatgagaaagaCGAAGAAACTTTGGACAGTAATAATTTACTTGTAAATGAAATTGTCTCTGTATCCACAGTTACGCATTCTCAACCGGAGCCTGCATATGACGGTGACGAAG AGAAAGGCGATTTATATGTAGTGCAGAAAAAGAAGACCACAGATGAAACCGAACGTTTATTTTTGGTAGTCACACCTGA TGATATAAAGGAAAAAGATGAAATGACGGGTAGGGTAAAATGTCGCTGGGCAACCAACATGGTTCTCTCTTGTGTAATGGGTAGAGGGGATGTAACAACTgtcgatattatttttgacACAACTAAAAGAGATCGACAATATAGGACTTATTTCATGGAACCTAATGACGCTAAG CAATTGGTAGCTACTGTTAGTGAAATAATAAACGGACAACAAATAGCATTGAAAGTTTACAAATGCATAAAGTGCTCAACTCATTTCTCGCAAGACGTAGATCGTACAGCATTGGCTTCAGTTTTTATATCAG ATTTGAAAGGACCCAAATGCCCTACATGTGGAAGCAGTTTTGTCATTGAAGAAGATGAACTTCTGACTCCAGAAGTAGATAAGCGTGCTGCTGTTAGAGGAAAAGATTTCAACGAATTATTGCCGGAACACTTACTAGAACCGCGAAGTGATGTAGGACTGCAACATTCAGAATCTCATTCGAGTATTG GTGCCATGGAAAGTGACATGCAAATTGTTCCCAGTTCTATGGTGTACCCTGACTTCCACACCCAAGCCCAAGCCAAAGTCCAAGTGCAGT GCTCAGCAACTAGTCTAGATGACTCAAGAGAATCAACCCCGTCAGTTGGAacagtgacaaaaaaatatgaaagtgATATTGAGATCTTGAGCAATCCAAGTCAAAGTAGTATTGAAGTATTGGACGAAAATTCAAT ATCCAGCTCAACGCCGATTAGAAAAAGGTCATCAGAAGAGAGACGAATTGCAGTAGTTCCTTCTTTGTTAACAATACCAGACGTGAATATTTTACCTGCAGGTTTGACCGAAAGCAGTTCTTCTG GTTCCTTAACCGATAGCGTGTGCACTACGTATGAGAATAAACGTCTAAAGCCTGCAGAGTCTAACACTAAGTTGATTACAAACGCATTGAGTGGAAATGGAACAGATACGACGGTTGACCAAAAAGACGCAACTCCTCAACCTGTTACCAATCTGAGTTCTATTCTCGGGG GACTGTTATCCAGTATGAAAATTGGACCAAGTAAACTATCATCACCCATATCTGAGACAGATCCAGCATTTGTTGGCAGTAGTATCCAGTACTCGTATACAAATTATAGCAGCATTGATCATAGAGTAAAGCTCCACATTATTTTGCATGTTTTCGAACATCCACAAGAAGACCTCGTTCTTCTTCTTAAA GCAGACATATTGACAAAAGATATGTCTAGAACGATTCCAGGATGTCTTATTTTATCTACTTCTAAGGTTTACCTCTTGAAGATTATTGGACCCGAAGG AGAAGATCCTCAGAAATGGCTACAAAAAGAATGTAGCTGGACAATGGATAGACTTCGGACATTTGCTCCATTACCTTTTAAACAGGGAATTCTAGTTGATTTTTATCAACCTGGTACACTTGAAGAGGCATCATCGAATACAACTCTAGTGTGTATTcttcaagattttcaaagGACGTCAAACTTCCTGTCATATCTCACCG TGACGATGTCAACATTGTTGGTAATGGAGGACAATATGCAGTGGCTGATACCCCAAAGTTCGGAAAAACCTGTAATTGTAGCTGAACAGGCAATGAGCAATCTCATTGAAGTG GAACACAATGGCACTTCATTGACTCTGAGCTATTTGGATGAGGTAGCTGGTACAGAAGAAACGTGGATCATTGAATTTGTATCGTCAGGCGCAGTTGAAACTGTTATAAATTCAATCCAGCCACCATGGGAGGATCTTTTTTCTGTCCCCTTGCAGGTAACCCATAGAACACCACTGAATACTCCAAAAACGTAA